The region AATCGTAGGCGTTCTTGTGGCCGGACATCATGCCCTGCGTCCACCAGGACTGGATCAGGCCTTGGGAAATTTTCGCTCCGGGCCGGTTGAATCCGAAAAACGGTCCGCTCGCGACATCGAGAAAAAACTGCGCGCGGTCCGCCAGATAGGCGGCGCGGAATCCATTGAAGACATCGATGGGAAGCCCGCCGGGATTCGCCTCGGTCTTGAGCATGATGGGCGGCACGGCACCCATCAGCACCGCCTTTCTCACGCGCTTGGTGCCGTGACGGCCGATGTAACGCGCGACCTCGCCGCCACCGGTGGAGTGGCCGATCATCACGACATCCTTGAGATCCAGTTTCTCGAAAAGCTCGGCAAGATCGTCGGCATACTGGTCCATGTGATTTCCATCCCACGGCTGGCTGGAACGTCCGTGTCCACGGCGGTCGTGGGCGATGCAACGGAAGCCGTTGGACGCCAGATGGAACATCTGCGCCTCCCATGCGTCCGCCGTGAGGGGCCAGCCGTGGCTGAAGGTGACGACAGGGCCGGTGCCCCAGTCCTTGTAATAGATGCTGGTGCCGTCCTTGGTGGTGATCGTGCTCATGGTTTTGTTTGTTTTTTGGGTAGCGACTGTTTTTTGCGAAGCGGCGTCTGTCAGGAAAGGGAGCCCCATGACGGAGGCAGCCGTGGTGAAAAAGAATCTGCGACGTTTCATGACCTATCATTCTCCGCGGATTCGTCAACGAGCTGTTGGATGGCGGCAGCGACCGCGAGATCCTCCACCTGCCCCATCTTGTGGGCGCGGAGCTGTCCGATACGGTCGATGAGAAGCAGGCTGGGAGTGCCGCGCATCTGGTAGCGGCGCATGGATTCCGGAATTCGGTCATGGCCGGCACGGTCGATGCCCACGGGGAATTTCACCCGGAACTCGTGCATGAAGACACGCAGCGCGTCGGGAGTCATGACGGCATGGTTTTCAAAAACCGTGTGGATTCCGACGACCGCGACGTCCTCTGGATCGAAGAACTGATGGAGCCGGCTGGTCTGTGGCACGCCGTGCAGGACGCAACCGGGGCAGAGCATCTGGAACGCGTGCAGGACGACAACCTTTCCACGCAGCGCCGCAAGTCTCAGCGGCTCCGCCGTGTTCAGCCATTCACTGACGCTCCATTCCGGAGCGGGAACAGGATCAGTCAGGAAGATGGGATTCATGAAGGATTTCACAAAATGAAAAGCTCATGCCTCCAGCACGGCGGACAGGGTGATGTCCGCGCGCAGAACCTTCGAAACCGGGCACCCGGATTTCGCCTGCACGGCGATTTCCTGGAACGCCTCATCCGTAATGCCCGGAATTTTCGCCGTGAGGGTGAGATGGACGGCGGTGATCGCGAGGGCTCCGGGATCGAAGGTGAGATCCGCACGGGTGGCGATGGACTCCGGTGGGTATCCGGCATGATCAAGGGAAAGCGCCAGGGCCATTGAAAAACATCCCGCATGGGCAGCGGCGATGAGCTCCTCCGGATTGGTCTCCTTGCCATCTCCGAAGCGGGAGCGGAAGGAATAGGGAGTTTCATGGAGGACATGGCTCTGGGTTCCGAGAGTGCCGGATCCATCCTTGAGGGAGCCGGTCCAACCGGCGTTCGCGGTGCGTTTCATGGGTATGTTGGATTGATAGGTCAGATAGAATTCACTAACGATCTGAAGCGATGGAGCTCTCCGCCCACTGAAGCGCGTGATCCGCCACTTCCTCCCAACCTTTCTCCGCGATGATGTAGTGGCTGCGGCCGGGAAACTCCTTGAACGCGGTGACCGCCGGGCCCCGGTATTTCCGGAAATTCTTCCGGTTCAGCGCGGAGGGCATGATGACATCCTTTTCCCCGCCGATGAGCAGCAGCGGAGGGCGCTTCGCATTGCGGAAGTTCACGGCGGTGGGAGCGTCCGGCATGAGATTCGCCAGAGCGGCCTGGAAAATGGAACGACCGGAGGCGGGGATCGCCTGACGTTCGTATTCCTTCCTCACTTCCGTTTCGGAAAGCGTGTTGGCGAAGACTTTCCAGAACTGCGGCAGGGTGAACAGGAAGGTCCCCCAGAAAGTCCCCGGCTTCAGGAACGAAGGAAGCAGCGCGAGATACGTGGAAACCGGAAGAATGTAGATCCCCTTCGGCGGCACGGAATCGATGGCCACTCCGGCGGCACCGAGCCCCTTGTCGATCAGGACCTGGGTGATGACACCGCCGTAGGAATGTCCGATGATGATCGGAGGCTCGGGAAGGCCCCGGATGATCCTCGCATAATGATCGATGACTTCCGCAGCCCCCACGCCGTTCAAGCCGGAAGGATCGCGCCTCATCGCGGCGGCATCCCCCTTGATGCCCGGCCATGCGGGTGCGACCACCTCATGACCGAGCGCTTCGTAGTGGCGTTTGAAATGCTCCCAGCAAAGCGGTGTGACCCACAATCCGTGGACCAGAACGATGGTTCTTTTTGAATGGCTCATGGTTGTCTTGCGGATGAACGGATCATCGGAATCCGATGTTTCATTTCGTCTGATAGGGCAGGCTCAGGTCCTTCGACGCCACCGAATACACTTCGTAAACGCCGAGCATCGGCTTCGCCATGCAACTCGTGTTCACCTGCATGTAGCAGGTGACGCCGTCGAACTTGAACTTCGTCCTGTTCCGCAGGTAGTAGGCGGGAACGATGGCGCGCAGGGTGTTCCCGCGCTCGACGACGGAATGGCCGGCTGCATCCAGATACATCGGCATGCCGCAGTTGGTGGGAGGCAGGACCACACTCTTGTCCTCTTTCTTGAACTCCTTCACCGCCAGCCCGCCGGGGACACGCTCGTCCTTGGCGAGCAACGCCCAGTGGGTGTGATAGATCACCTTGTCGTCATCATACTTCCCGTTGGCGTCCTCGTCCCACAACGGCGTGTCGTCGAAATCCGGATGCGAGGTGATGGCCAGCGCCACGATCCCCTCGGCATTTCCCATGCCCACATCCGCCGCCTTCAGCGTGGTGGGGAAAACATAGGCCAGCACCGGAGCGCCATCCAGCCCGCCCACGGCTTTCGGCACGGTTTTTCCCGCGGGGCCTTCGAGGTTCATGCTGAAGACCATGAGATCGAGTTCTTCCTTATATTCCACGGAGACCTCCTTGATTTTCAGACCGGGGGATTTCGCGAATGCCGGATCGCTGTTGATCTTCACCTCGCATCCGCACACCGGGACGAGGGAAACGGAGAATGCGAGAGCGGCGAGAAGAAG is a window of Luteolibacter yonseiensis DNA encoding:
- a CDS encoding OsmC family protein, whose translation is MKRTANAGWTGSLKDGSGTLGTQSHVLHETPYSFRSRFGDGKETNPEELIAAAHAGCFSMALALSLDHAGYPPESIATRADLTFDPGALAITAVHLTLTAKIPGITDEAFQEIAVQAKSGCPVSKVLRADITLSAVLEA
- a CDS encoding peroxiredoxin family protein gives rise to the protein MNPIFLTDPVPAPEWSVSEWLNTAEPLRLAALRGKVVVLHAFQMLCPGCVLHGVPQTSRLHQFFDPEDVAVVGIHTVFENHAVMTPDALRVFMHEFRVKFPVGIDRAGHDRIPESMRRYQMRGTPSLLLIDRIGQLRAHKMGQVEDLAVAAAIQQLVDESAENDRS
- a CDS encoding alpha/beta fold hydrolase, whose product is MSTITTKDGTSIYYKDWGTGPVVTFSHGWPLTADAWEAQMFHLASNGFRCIAHDRRGHGRSSQPWDGNHMDQYADDLAELFEKLDLKDVVMIGHSTGGGEVARYIGRHGTKRVRKAVLMGAVPPIMLKTEANPGGLPIDVFNGFRAAYLADRAQFFLDVASGPFFGFNRPGAKISQGLIQSWWTQGMMSGHKNAYDCIKAFSETDFTGDLKKFDIPTLIIHGDDDQIVPIGASALISSKLVPDAVLKIYPGGTHSLGDTSKDQLNKDLLEFVR
- a CDS encoding alpha/beta hydrolase, whose product is MSHSKRTIVLVHGLWVTPLCWEHFKRHYEALGHEVVAPAWPGIKGDAAAMRRDPSGLNGVGAAEVIDHYARIIRGLPEPPIIIGHSYGGVITQVLIDKGLGAAGVAIDSVPPKGIYILPVSTYLALLPSFLKPGTFWGTFLFTLPQFWKVFANTLSETEVRKEYERQAIPASGRSIFQAALANLMPDAPTAVNFRNAKRPPLLLIGGEKDVIMPSALNRKNFRKYRGPAVTAFKEFPGRSHYIIAEKGWEEVADHALQWAESSIASDR